A genome region from Clostridium pasteurianum includes the following:
- a CDS encoding ABC transporter permease: protein MKELFFKLLRDIRQSKGQFIAIILVLAVGAFFSTGLSTVSKSLRDYTNNYFKTNNLSDLNVYYSQISQDKINTLKKIKGINRIEGRYTFDATQMFGTLKTSLTVHSIPTNNEIDKLTIIKGSTPSNKDEILLDSHYAKEHNYHIGDNIKLNANKKNFKFKISGFCEDVEHAYNIKDPSLVIPDHKTYGVAYISSKRIPEISGSSYYNELIVDAKDGYDIDKIGNSIESKSKDLPYLYQLSKERTVSYTALYGSVKSNGVMGKVIPLIFFIVAAITTFLTISRIVDSQRNQIGIMKALGIKNSTIILHYIEYSILVGILGSIIGSILGIIIVPQIGSTNNQYSLPNYKTSIDFISIIPTVLLSIFFGVIASYLSCIKILKECAAQAMRPKPPKKSKRIFIERFAFIWKRLSYGNKIILRNIFLTKKRALCSSISIIICVILLIISFGYETSMRYVTKQLNEVYKYDLRIDYKYPITTNTLKLPSNVKRYYTLSELPVEFISSGNKKDMSVTVTKKGNNLINIYNEKNNKISLDNTGIIIPKSYADKYKLSKGDSIKLKFISPELKGKSVNMKISKISLQYIGGQSIYCTPKYLKSVGIKYNPTSLLVKVNNSSKFSKTHNFFKKEDSVDKVTDKGDLKKSVDNSVKGNNPACITLILCAIILSAASIFTMSSINIFERTRELATLKVLGYQKNKINRLVFIENIIITVFSVIIVLPLSIYIFKLFTKAMSSVDQLVPDKLDISAVALSILITFLVTIISNLLLRKKTAKIDMIESLKGVE from the coding sequence ATGAAAGAATTATTTTTTAAATTATTAAGAGATATTAGACAATCTAAAGGGCAATTTATAGCTATTATTTTAGTCCTAGCAGTTGGAGCTTTTTTCTCTACAGGACTATCTACTGTATCTAAAAGTCTAAGAGACTATACAAATAATTATTTTAAAACTAATAATTTAAGTGACTTAAATGTATATTATAGTCAAATTTCACAAGACAAAATTAATACTTTAAAAAAAATAAAAGGTATAAATAGAATTGAAGGTCGTTATACCTTTGATGCTACCCAAATGTTTGGCACTTTAAAAACTTCTTTAACGGTGCACTCGATTCCTACAAACAATGAAATAGATAAATTAACTATTATTAAAGGAAGCACACCATCTAACAAGGACGAAATACTATTAGATTCACATTATGCTAAAGAACATAATTATCATATTGGTGATAATATTAAGCTAAATGCTAATAAGAAAAATTTTAAATTTAAAATTAGTGGTTTTTGTGAAGATGTCGAACACGCATACAATATTAAAGATCCTTCACTTGTAATTCCTGATCATAAAACTTATGGAGTAGCCTATATTTCATCAAAAAGGATACCTGAAATTTCTGGCAGCTCTTATTATAATGAATTAATAGTAGATGCTAAAGATGGTTATGATATTGATAAAATAGGTAACTCAATTGAATCAAAATCTAAAGATCTACCTTATTTATATCAGTTAAGCAAAGAAAGAACTGTCAGCTATACTGCCTTATATGGCAGTGTAAAAAGTAATGGAGTCATGGGGAAAGTTATACCATTAATTTTCTTCATAGTTGCAGCTATAACAACATTTCTTACTATATCAAGAATTGTTGATTCTCAAAGAAATCAGATAGGAATTATGAAGGCACTTGGTATAAAAAATAGCACCATCATATTACACTACATTGAATATTCTATTTTAGTTGGCATATTAGGATCTATTATAGGATCAATACTTGGCATTATAATAGTACCTCAGATTGGAAGCACTAACAATCAGTATTCTTTACCTAACTATAAAACATCTATTGATTTTATTAGTATAATTCCTACTGTACTTCTATCTATCTTTTTTGGAGTTATAGCTTCTTATTTATCTTGTATAAAAATATTAAAAGAATGTGCAGCACAGGCTATGCGTCCTAAGCCACCAAAGAAAAGCAAAAGAATATTTATAGAAAGGTTTGCATTCATTTGGAAAAGACTTTCTTATGGTAATAAAATAATTTTAAGAAATATATTTTTAACTAAGAAAAGAGCATTATGCAGTTCTATAAGCATTATTATATGTGTCATTCTTTTAATTATATCTTTTGGTTATGAAACTTCAATGAGATATGTAACTAAGCAGCTTAATGAAGTTTATAAATATGATTTAAGAATTGATTATAAATATCCAATAACTACTAACACATTAAAATTGCCTTCTAATGTAAAACGTTATTATACATTATCAGAACTTCCTGTAGAATTTATTAGCTCTGGTAATAAAAAAGATATGTCTGTAACTGTCACTAAGAAAGGCAATAATCTTATTAATATTTATAATGAAAAAAATAATAAAATTTCATTGGACAATACAGGTATAATAATACCTAAATCTTACGCTGATAAATATAAACTTTCTAAAGGTGATTCAATAAAATTGAAATTTATATCACCTGAACTTAAAGGAAAATCTGTGAACATGAAAATTTCAAAAATATCTTTACAGTATATTGGAGGGCAATCAATTTATTGTACTCCAAAATATTTGAAAAGTGTTGGCATAAAGTACAATCCAACTTCACTTTTAGTTAAAGTAAATAATTCTAGTAAGTTTTCTAAGACACATAATTTCTTCAAAAAAGAAGATTCTGTAGATAAAGTTACTGATAAAGGCGATTTAAAAAAATCAGTTGATAATAGTGTTAAAGGAAATAATCCAGCATGCATAACATTAATACTTTGTGCAATTATACTTTCAGCTGCTTCAATATTCACTATGTCATCAATAAATATTTTTGAGAGAACACGTGAACTAGCAACCTTAAAAGTACTAGGATATCAAAAAAATAAAATAAATAGACTTGTATTTATTGAAAATATAATAATAACTGTATTTTCAGTAATTATAGTTCTACCATTAAGTATTTATATTTTTAAATTGTTTACAAAAGCAATGTCAAGTGTTGATCAACTTGTTCCTGATAAACTAGACATTAGTGCAGTAGCCTTGTCAATTTTAATTACCTTCTTAGTTACAATCATATCAAATTTATTATTAAGGAAAAAAACAGCCAAAATAGACATGATAGAATCACTAAAAGGTGTAGAATAG
- a CDS encoding ABC transporter ATP-binding protein yields the protein MKRNLIEFKNVVKQYKVGDVIINAVNGANFSIQEGEFVVILGASGAGKSTILNILGGMDTATSGQVLVNGHDITKFNEKKLTTYRGEKVGFVFQFYNLISNLTALENVEFASEVCKHPLNAKDILNSVGLKERFNNFPSQLSGGEQQRVAIARAAAKNPLLLLCDEPTGALDYVTGKSVLKLLQDLNNETKKCVVLITHNSAIAPMADKVIKVKSGLIESITENDTKKPIEEIEW from the coding sequence ATGAAAAGGAACTTAATAGAGTTTAAAAATGTTGTAAAACAATACAAAGTAGGAGATGTAATTATAAATGCTGTTAATGGTGCTAATTTTTCAATACAGGAAGGTGAATTTGTAGTTATTTTAGGTGCAAGCGGTGCTGGCAAAAGTACTATTTTGAATATTCTCGGTGGAATGGATACTGCTACCTCCGGACAAGTATTAGTTAATGGCCATGATATTACAAAATTTAATGAAAAAAAATTAACAACATATCGTGGTGAAAAAGTAGGCTTTGTATTTCAGTTTTATAATTTAATTTCTAACTTAACTGCCTTAGAAAATGTTGAATTTGCCTCTGAAGTATGCAAACATCCTCTAAATGCCAAAGATATACTTAATAGTGTTGGATTAAAAGAGCGATTTAATAATTTCCCTTCGCAACTTTCCGGTGGAGAACAGCAAAGAGTTGCTATAGCTAGAGCTGCTGCAAAAAATCCTCTACTGCTACTTTGTGATGAACCAACTGGTGCTTTAGATTATGTTACAGGTAAATCAGTTTTAAAACTTCTCCAGGATTTAAATAATGAAACAAAAAAGTGTGTAGTTTTAATAACACATAACTCGGCTATTGCCCCTATGGCTGATAAAGTTATAAAAGTTAAAAGTGGCCTTATCGAAAGCATAACTGAAAATGATACAAAAAAACCTATTGAGGAGATTGAGTGGTAA
- a CDS encoding ACP S-malonyltransferase, producing the protein MDRFLQDRKVFLFPGVGVKYKKFLRLFNEEQLKKLKRYTEIINSELNIDLWSYANSELDSETNNEFLEWILIYACDCIVYRTYIKKGIKPDVFVGYSMGVITAMVCAEALSFEAGLNLLNNIYLYPTKAKRKEEAMATIIGLDYNDVRKIIEEVNLEEYVEIASENSDYCIVISGIKNAVCKIMEIAEEQGAIKTIKLNSTYAFHSSYALGGIESMYNFIKGMEINQAKIPIMSIFTQKLIIEKKDLKRELLINVSSSMKWKDTILKLGEIGKNKFVEVSLNDALTKISRVINLEYEFSTYQEIVEFNI; encoded by the coding sequence ATGGATAGATTTTTACAAGATAGAAAAGTGTTTTTATTTCCGGGTGTAGGAGTGAAATATAAAAAATTTTTAAGACTATTTAACGAAGAACAATTGAAAAAGTTAAAGAGATATACTGAAATTATAAATTCAGAGTTAAATATAGACTTATGGTCATATGCAAACAGTGAATTAGATAGTGAAACAAATAATGAATTTTTAGAATGGATTTTAATTTATGCTTGTGATTGTATTGTTTATAGAACTTATATAAAGAAAGGTATAAAACCAGATGTATTTGTAGGATATAGTATGGGAGTAATTACAGCGATGGTATGTGCAGAAGCATTATCATTTGAAGCAGGGTTGAATTTATTAAATAATATATACCTATATCCAACAAAAGCTAAAAGAAAAGAAGAGGCAATGGCAACCATTATTGGACTTGATTATAATGATGTACGTAAAATTATCGAAGAAGTAAACTTAGAAGAGTATGTTGAAATAGCAAGTGAAAATAGTGATTATTGTATTGTAATATCTGGAATAAAAAATGCAGTATGCAAAATTATGGAGATAGCAGAAGAACAAGGGGCAATAAAGACTATTAAATTAAATTCAACCTATGCATTTCATTCAAGCTATGCATTGGGAGGAATAGAATCAATGTATAATTTCATAAAAGGTATGGAAATCAATCAAGCTAAGATTCCAATAATGTCGATTTTTACACAGAAACTTATTATAGAAAAAAAGGACTTAAAAAGGGAATTACTGATTAATGTTTCTAGTTCTATGAAATGGAAGGATACCATATTAAAGTTGGGGGAAATTGGGAAAAATAAATTTGTTGAAGTAAGTTTAAATGATGCTTTAACTAAAATTTCTAGAGTTATAAATTTAGAATATGAATTTAGTACATATCAGGAAATCGTTGAATTTAATATTTAA